CATTATTTTCTCATCAGAGCGCGGAAGTGCTCGGCCAGCTAGATTCGGACCTTCAGATGGACATCGTACTCCGGATGTCCGACCCCCGACTGGCGGATATCATCACGAACATGTTCTCCGACGAGCGGGTGGACCTGATCCAGCTCCTGCCGGAGGAACGGCGCCAGAATGTTCTGCGTCTGCTGGCCAGGGCCGAACGTGAAGACATCATCCGCCTGGGAGCCTACGAGGAAGGGACTGCCGGGGCGATAATGACCTCGGACTATGCGGTGCTCAAGCCCACGCTGACCACCCGCCAGGCGCTGGACAAGCTGCGCCTGGAAGCTCCCGACAAGGAAACCATCTACTATGCCTATGTAATTGATGAACAACGTCGATTGCTGGGCCTGATCTCCCTGCGCGATTTGATCATGGCCACGCCGGAAAGGAAGGTCGAGGAGATCATGCGCCGCGATCCAGTTCGCGCCAATGTCGCCGACGACCAGGAAGACGTGGCCAAGACCATGGCCAAATATGACATTCTGGCCCTGCCGGTGACCAACGGCAACGACGCCCTGGTCGGCATCATCACCTTTGACGACGTGCATGACGTCATTGAAGAGGAAGCCTCGGAAGACTTTCACCGCATGGGATCCATTGCCGAGGGATTCGGACCGTCGGCATCCGACCTGAGTGGGTTCAAGCCGGCGGATATATATTATCTCTTCCTGAAGCGCGTGCCCTGGCTGCTGGCCCTGGTCTTCGTGAACATCTTTTCCGGCGCCGGCATTGCCTTTTTTGAAGATACCATCCAGGCTGTGGTTTCCCTGGTATTTTTCCTACC
This genomic stretch from Desulfonatronum thiosulfatophilum harbors:
- the mgtE gene encoding magnesium transporter; this encodes MKDPLLINTLRAYIDAENPIALRDYSASLHPADLADSLDELTPKDASYVLETLFSHQSAEVLGQLDSDLQMDIVLRMSDPRLADIITNMFSDERVDLIQLLPEERRQNVLRLLARAEREDIIRLGAYEEGTAGAIMTSDYAVLKPTLTTRQALDKLRLEAPDKETIYYAYVIDEQRRLLGLISLRDLIMATPERKVEEIMRRDPVRANVADDQEDVAKTMAKYDILALPVTNGNDALVGIITFDDVHDVIEEEASEDFHRMGSIAEGFGPSASDLSGFKPADIYYLFLKRVPWLLALVFVNIFSGAGIAFFEDTIQAVVSLVFFLPLLIGSGGNAGSQSATLMVRALATGEVHMKDWFKLLGREIIIALAIGLCMGFAVSLIGIFRVGPDVTVVVALSMITIVLMGCLMGMSLPFLLTRLKLDPATASAPLIASLADIAGIVIYFGIATWYLGLQY